From Anaerohalosphaera lusitana, one genomic window encodes:
- a CDS encoding PAS domain S-box protein, translated as MSLTSLPAIVMASISFTVGVLHLLFYFRQKTRTTDLTFGITAVLVGAYAGLCAGLYSSDSVAEGSLWLHWQLIIHNAISFCFFWFVVDYTKLAGKRTLAFVFVAFGILAVFGAINPGGMVVTNEPLVKTVNLWGDASVTYYETELGAIGNLQVIAMQINYLVLLGLSVAYSKKVGFRKGGFLVAAMGLFLLSTAIDAGVVMGFYEFVYTIEYAFIGVVIFMAYSLSSELRESVKAKEQLQKSQERFDLAVRGSSDGLWDWREVDRDEVWFSPRFYELLGYRDKEFAGSFSWFEETLHPEDRDETIHAHFKHLYERLPYDQEYRLKTKSGDYKWFRARGQAVWNDAGEPVRMAGSIQDITEQKTAQEELVRSEKTLKTVLNSAPVGIGMAMNRRMFNVNKKLLELTGYSRDDLEGCNSSKMYESETEFLKVGNQIYSQAQSGGIGAVESRWKRRDGTLFDVLLIVSPIEDRDISKGVVFMVMDISERKEAERERERLVQALSDKNEQLEGIIHVSSHDLRSPLVNIQGFSAELQKSCEELAKLLEDEEVPEGLREKLVPILTTEIPMSMRFISSSADKMDSLMKSLLKLSRLGRQELNPVKLDMNKLLGDILDGMRYQIQECEAKVEVADLPACEGDRTALDQVFSNLIDNAIKYRDTNRPLEIHIEGKEEGGDCIYAIRDNGVGIPQEHQKRVFEIFHRLQPDGHVSGEGMGLTIVRRIIERHNGDIWVESTRGEGSSFFVELPKA; from the coding sequence ATGTCACTGACCTCCTTGCCGGCAATTGTTATGGCGTCTATTTCGTTCACAGTGGGTGTGCTGCACCTGTTGTTTTATTTCCGGCAGAAGACCAGGACGACCGATCTGACATTCGGGATAACGGCGGTACTGGTGGGGGCATATGCGGGGCTTTGCGCAGGGCTTTACAGCAGTGACAGTGTGGCGGAGGGATCGTTGTGGCTGCATTGGCAACTGATAATTCACAATGCCATTTCTTTTTGCTTTTTCTGGTTCGTAGTAGATTATACGAAACTGGCTGGCAAGCGGACGCTTGCGTTTGTCTTTGTAGCTTTTGGTATACTGGCTGTTTTTGGAGCTATTAATCCGGGCGGGATGGTTGTCACGAATGAACCGTTAGTTAAAACGGTTAACCTTTGGGGCGATGCATCAGTCACGTATTACGAAACCGAACTGGGTGCAATTGGGAATCTGCAGGTAATTGCTATGCAGATCAATTACCTGGTTCTTCTCGGTTTGAGTGTGGCGTATTCAAAGAAGGTTGGATTTCGAAAAGGTGGATTTCTGGTTGCGGCAATGGGTCTGTTCCTGCTGTCGACGGCCATAGATGCTGGGGTTGTGATGGGGTTTTATGAATTTGTTTACACCATCGAATACGCCTTTATCGGTGTTGTGATATTCATGGCCTATTCGCTTTCGAGTGAGCTGCGGGAATCGGTCAAAGCCAAGGAACAACTACAGAAGAGTCAGGAGCGGTTCGATCTGGCGGTGCGCGGCAGCTCGGACGGGTTGTGGGACTGGCGGGAGGTTGACAGGGACGAGGTATGGTTTTCGCCGAGGTTTTATGAACTGCTTGGGTATAGGGACAAAGAATTTGCGGGGAGCTTTTCGTGGTTTGAGGAAACGCTTCATCCTGAAGACAGAGACGAAACAATACATGCTCATTTTAAGCATTTGTATGAAAGACTGCCGTATGATCAGGAGTATCGACTGAAGACCAAGAGCGGCGATTATAAATGGTTCAGGGCTCGGGGGCAGGCGGTTTGGAACGACGCAGGAGAGCCGGTGCGGATGGCTGGTTCGATACAGGACATAACTGAACAGAAGACAGCACAGGAGGAACTTGTCAGGAGTGAGAAGACGCTCAAGACGGTGTTGAATTCGGCGCCGGTGGGTATAGGGATGGCAATGAATCGCCGGATGTTCAATGTGAACAAAAAGCTGCTCGAGCTTACAGGGTACAGCAGGGACGATTTGGAAGGCTGCAACAGCAGCAAGATGTACGAAAGCGAAACTGAGTTTTTGAAGGTGGGCAACCAGATATATTCACAGGCTCAGAGCGGCGGAATCGGAGCTGTGGAAAGCAGGTGGAAGAGGAGAGACGGAACGCTTTTCGATGTGCTTCTGATCGTCAGTCCGATAGAGGACAGGGATATTTCAAAGGGTGTTGTGTTCATGGTGATGGACATAAGCGAGCGTAAGGAGGCTGAGCGGGAGCGGGAGCGGCTTGTACAGGCGTTGTCGGACAAGAACGAGCAACTGGAGGGCATTATCCATGTGAGCAGTCATGATCTGCGTTCACCTCTGGTGAACATCCAGGGTTTCAGTGCCGAGCTTCAGAAGAGCTGTGAGGAGCTTGCGAAGCTGCTTGAGGATGAGGAGGTGCCTGAGGGGCTCAGGGAAAAGCTGGTTCCAATTCTGACGACCGAGATACCGATGTCGATGCGGTTTATCAGTTCGAGCGCGGACAAGATGGATTCGCTGATGAAGAGTCTTTTGAAGCTGAGCAGGCTTGGACGGCAGGAACTCAATCCTGTAAAGCTGGATATGAACAAACTTTTGGGGGACATATTAGACGGGATGCGTTACCAGATCCAGGAATGTGAAGCAAAGGTGGAAGTCGCTGATCTGCCGGCTTGTGAGGGGGACAGGACGGCATTGGATCAGGTTTTCAGCAATCTTATCGATAACGCGATTAAGTATCGGGACACGAATAGGCCATTGGAAATACATATAGAGGGCAAGGAAGAAGGCGGTGACTGCATTTACGCGATAAGAGATAACGGTGTGGGGATACCGCAGGAGCACCAAAAGAGAGTGTTCGAGATATTTCACAGACTTCAGCCGGACGGGCATGTGAGCGGTGAGGGTATGGGTCTGACGATCGTGAGGCGCATCATCGAAAGACACAATGGGGATATCTGGGTGGAGTCTACAAGGGGTGAGGGGAGTAGCTTTTTTGTTGAACTGCCGAAAGCGTGA
- a CDS encoding polysaccharide biosynthesis/export family protein — protein sequence MRRQATIYGLVLISLAVICTGCSRDILDPTQIGRFRPTPVTNVILDSLWVGDEPDRTFAGAQEPRPEDLIPYDIDYRFGTGDIVRISIYELRQEGLPFVNDYQVTETGMISIPDVGLVRAQGLTEKQLEDEIKQALYPDILLDPSVTVLLVNSERLVYSVNGQGVGRPGQYQIPRSDFRLSRALAQAGSVAQFNVSTIYVTRRVSGERAAFEQTIQEQERDDEDIEPGEMDVTEPGDGQDTTEDEILEMISPSMMFSGKTTAIRAADTDAEELEALAAPEGMEDKQQKVDRADNGRIEWIFENGRWVPKQVGEDTGADQEIIEQAGPDQSTSQEQPEGTSYSWDQIGTGGTQTRVIEIPREKLFGGDPRYDIIIRPGDAITVPIDLVGEFFVTGNLNFDGAIPLTGRPITLKQAIALGGGLGPLAWPKKVEVIRRIGKNRELIVMVDLEKIAKGLQPDFFIKEYDLINVGTHGSSRYLATLRNAFRFTYGFGFIYDRNFADRDFGQFDNFDPGRILGETF from the coding sequence ATGAGACGCCAAGCAACAATTTACGGACTGGTTCTAATTTCTCTAGCGGTTATTTGTACGGGTTGTTCGAGGGATATACTGGACCCGACACAGATAGGTCGTTTCAGGCCTACCCCTGTGACAAACGTGATCCTCGACAGCCTGTGGGTGGGCGATGAGCCCGACCGGACATTTGCGGGTGCCCAGGAGCCCCGGCCGGAGGATCTGATACCTTATGACATCGATTACCGGTTCGGGACGGGCGATATCGTGCGTATCTCTATATATGAGCTGCGGCAGGAAGGGTTGCCCTTCGTGAACGATTACCAGGTGACCGAGACGGGGATGATCTCGATACCGGACGTGGGTCTGGTTCGTGCGCAGGGCCTGACTGAAAAACAGCTCGAAGATGAGATCAAGCAGGCATTGTATCCGGACATTCTGCTGGACCCTTCCGTTACGGTACTTCTGGTCAACTCAGAGAGACTGGTTTATTCAGTTAACGGCCAGGGAGTTGGTCGGCCCGGTCAGTACCAGATCCCGCGAAGTGATTTCAGGCTGTCAAGAGCACTGGCACAGGCAGGGAGTGTGGCACAGTTCAACGTGAGCACCATTTATGTGACCAGGCGTGTCAGCGGTGAAAGAGCCGCTTTCGAGCAGACTATACAGGAACAAGAGAGGGATGATGAGGATATCGAACCCGGTGAGATGGATGTTACTGAGCCGGGAGACGGTCAGGACACAACAGAGGACGAAATCCTGGAAATGATCTCTCCTTCAATGATGTTCAGCGGCAAAACCACTGCTATCAGGGCGGCTGATACGGATGCAGAGGAGTTGGAAGCTCTTGCTGCACCGGAAGGTATGGAAGATAAGCAGCAAAAGGTAGACAGAGCTGATAACGGAAGAATTGAGTGGATTTTCGAAAATGGCCGCTGGGTTCCGAAGCAGGTAGGTGAAGATACCGGGGCCGATCAAGAAATAATCGAACAGGCGGGGCCCGATCAGAGTACATCACAAGAGCAGCCGGAAGGTACTTCTTACAGTTGGGATCAGATCGGGACAGGCGGAACGCAGACCCGCGTTATCGAGATACCGCGTGAGAAGCTGTTCGGCGGGGATCCTAGATATGACATAATTATACGGCCCGGCGATGCGATTACGGTGCCTATCGACCTGGTAGGTGAGTTTTTCGTGACCGGCAACCTGAATTTTGACGGTGCTATTCCGCTTACTGGTCGGCCTATAACGCTGAAGCAGGCGATAGCGTTGGGCGGAGGGCTTGGACCTCTGGCATGGCCGAAAAAGGTAGAAGTTATCAGGAGAATCGGGAAGAACCGTGAACTGATCGTAATGGTGGACCTGGAAAAGATCGCAAAGGGTCTGCAGCCGGACTTCTTTATCAAGGAATATGACCTGATCAACGTTGGGACGCACGGCAGCAGCAGGTATCTTGCGACGCTTCGAAATGCATTCAGGTTTACTTACGGGTTTGGCTTTATCTATGACCGTAATTTCGCGGATCGGGACTTTGGTCAGTTCGACAACTTCGATCCTGGCCGGATATTAGGCGAAACTTTCTAG
- the nifJ gene encoding pyruvate:ferredoxin (flavodoxin) oxidoreductase, with amino-acid sequence MKRKMVTIDGNSAAAHVAHATNEVVAIYPITPSSPMGEISDAKSAMGQENIWGTIPSVTEMQSEGGAAGAVHGSLASGALTTTFTASQGLLLMVPNMYKIAGELTPTVFHVSARSLACQALSIFGDHSDVMACRQTGFAMMCSSNIQEVMDFALISQQATLKSRVPFLHFFDGFRTSHEIQKVEELTQDDMRAIIDDQLVAAHKARALSPDHPEISGTAQNPDVYFQGRETVNKFYAATPEIVEETMKKFAEVVGREYKLFDYVGAPDAEKVIVLMGSGADTAHEAVEYMAGKGEKVGVLKVRLYRPFSIKHFIGALPKTVKKIAVLDRTKEPGSIGEPLYLDVRTAIGEAMADGSFQFDGYPLIVGGRYGLGSKEFTPAMVKAVFDNLDAAEPKNGFTVGIEDDVTNTSLTVDPSFHTDQEVYTAMFYGLGSDGTVGANKNSIKIIGEKTDNYAQGYFVYDSKKAGARTVSHLRFGKELIRSPYLISKSNFVACHNPSFLEKYDMLSDLNEGGTFLLTSSHSKDEVWDTLPAEVQQQLIDKKAKFYVIDAIKIADELGLGARINVIMQTAFFKISNVIDINTAVDAIKEAIQKSYGKKGEKVVKMNNDAVDAALDKIFEVEVPSSVSSKTHMAEVVPADAPDFVKEVTATIMAGKGDDVPVSKMPCDGKFPTATTQYEKRNIAVNIPVWEEDVCIQCGQCSFICPHATIRGKVYDAKYLEDAPETFKSADAKGKDFKGMKWTIQVAPEDCTGCGACVVQCPAKEKDENKQPTGRKAINMAPQEPLRDKEAENFDFFLSIPDTDPSTFKLGSVKGSQLVKPLFEYSGACAGCGETANIKLLSQLFGDRAMIANATGCSSIYGGNLPTTPYAQRKDGRGPTWSNSLFEDNAEFGMGMRLATNKFNQFALELVKKVAAQGCVEQGLADEILGADQTTQAGIEDQRARVEKLKEQCKKSEPCKECEQLMTVADYLVKKSIWVVGGDGWAYDIGYGGLDHVLASGENINVLVLDTEVYSNTGGQMSKATPRAAVAKFAAAGKKMGKKDLGMISMSYGNIYVAKVALNANPNQAVKAFMEAESYDGPSLIIAYTHCIAHGFDMAQGTTEQKKAVDCGYWPLYRFDPRLKAEDKNPLQLDSKEPKGDFEEFAYGENRYRTLTKSKPDVAKELMELAKKDVEASYSTLKKLSEL; translated from the coding sequence ATGAAACGTAAGATGGTTACAATCGACGGCAATTCGGCTGCGGCGCATGTAGCGCACGCGACGAATGAAGTGGTTGCGATCTATCCGATCACGCCGAGCTCGCCGATGGGCGAGATTTCCGATGCGAAGTCGGCGATGGGCCAGGAGAACATCTGGGGCACGATTCCGAGCGTGACCGAGATGCAGAGCGAAGGCGGAGCGGCCGGCGCCGTTCACGGTTCGCTGGCTTCCGGTGCCCTGACGACGACTTTTACGGCGTCCCAGGGCCTTTTGCTTATGGTGCCGAACATGTACAAGATCGCCGGTGAGCTGACGCCAACGGTATTCCACGTTTCCGCGAGGTCGCTGGCGTGTCAGGCGCTGAGTATTTTCGGCGACCACAGTGACGTGATGGCCTGTCGCCAGACCGGTTTTGCGATGATGTGCTCTTCGAACATCCAGGAAGTAATGGATTTCGCGTTGATCTCACAGCAGGCAACGCTGAAGAGCCGGGTGCCCTTCCTTCACTTCTTTGACGGTTTCAGGACCAGTCACGAGATCCAGAAGGTAGAAGAGCTGACGCAGGACGATATGCGTGCGATCATTGACGATCAGCTCGTAGCGGCGCACAAGGCACGTGCGTTGAGCCCTGATCATCCTGAGATCAGCGGTACCGCTCAGAACCCGGACGTTTACTTCCAGGGCCGTGAGACGGTTAACAAGTTCTATGCAGCGACTCCTGAGATCGTCGAAGAGACGATGAAGAAGTTCGCTGAGGTAGTAGGACGCGAGTACAAGCTGTTTGATTATGTCGGTGCTCCGGATGCCGAGAAGGTTATCGTACTTATGGGCAGCGGTGCTGATACGGCTCACGAAGCAGTTGAGTATATGGCAGGCAAGGGTGAGAAGGTTGGTGTTCTGAAGGTAAGGCTTTACAGGCCGTTCAGCATCAAGCACTTCATCGGTGCCCTTCCGAAGACAGTCAAGAAGATCGCTGTTCTGGACAGGACGAAAGAGCCTGGTTCGATCGGCGAGCCCCTTTATCTGGACGTTCGTACTGCGATCGGTGAAGCGATGGCTGACGGCAGCTTCCAGTTTGACGGTTATCCGCTGATCGTTGGCGGCCGTTACGGTCTTGGCAGCAAGGAATTCACACCTGCTATGGTTAAGGCTGTATTTGATAACCTCGATGCGGCTGAGCCGAAGAACGGCTTTACGGTCGGTATCGAAGACGACGTGACGAACACGAGCCTGACGGTTGATCCGAGCTTCCACACGGATCAGGAAGTCTATACCGCTATGTTCTACGGTCTGGGCAGTGACGGTACGGTCGGTGCGAACAAGAACTCGATCAAGATCATCGGCGAGAAGACTGACAACTACGCACAGGGCTACTTCGTTTATGACAGTAAGAAGGCCGGTGCGAGGACAGTATCTCACCTGCGTTTCGGTAAGGAACTGATCCGCAGCCCGTATCTGATCAGCAAGTCTAATTTTGTTGCATGTCACAATCCGAGCTTCCTCGAAAAGTATGACATGCTGAGCGACCTGAATGAAGGCGGCACATTCCTGCTGACAAGCTCGCACAGCAAGGACGAAGTATGGGATACACTGCCGGCGGAAGTACAGCAGCAGTTGATCGATAAGAAGGCTAAGTTCTATGTGATCGATGCGATCAAAATCGCTGACGAGCTGGGTCTGGGTGCACGCATTAACGTGATCATGCAGACTGCGTTCTTCAAGATCAGTAACGTGATCGACATCAATACTGCAGTTGACGCGATCAAAGAGGCTATCCAGAAGAGTTACGGCAAGAAGGGTGAAAAGGTTGTCAAGATGAACAACGACGCCGTCGATGCCGCTCTGGATAAGATCTTCGAGGTCGAGGTGCCCTCTTCAGTTTCGAGCAAAACTCACATGGCAGAGGTCGTACCTGCTGACGCTCCTGATTTCGTTAAGGAAGTTACGGCGACGATCATGGCTGGTAAAGGCGATGATGTGCCGGTGAGCAAGATGCCTTGTGACGGTAAGTTCCCGACTGCTACGACGCAGTACGAGAAGCGTAATATCGCAGTGAACATCCCTGTATGGGAAGAGGACGTATGTATCCAGTGCGGTCAGTGCTCGTTCATCTGTCCGCATGCTACGATCCGCGGCAAAGTTTACGATGCGAAGTACCTCGAGGACGCACCTGAGACATTCAAGAGTGCGGATGCGAAGGGTAAGGACTTCAAGGGCATGAAGTGGACGATCCAGGTTGCACCGGAAGACTGTACCGGTTGCGGCGCGTGTGTCGTTCAGTGTCCGGCGAAGGAAAAAGACGAGAACAAGCAGCCGACCGGCAGGAAGGCCATCAACATGGCTCCGCAGGAACCGCTGCGTGATAAGGAAGCAGAGAACTTCGACTTCTTCCTGAGCATTCCGGATACCGATCCTAGCACGTTCAAGCTCGGCAGCGTCAAGGGCAGCCAGCTTGTCAAGCCTCTGTTCGAGTACAGCGGTGCATGTGCAGGATGCGGCGAGACAGCGAACATCAAGCTGCTGAGTCAGTTGTTCGGTGATCGTGCGATGATCGCTAACGCGACGGGTTGCTCTTCGATCTACGGCGGTAACCTGCCGACGACGCCTTACGCACAGCGTAAAGACGGGCGTGGTCCGACATGGAGCAACAGCCTGTTCGAGGACAATGCAGAATTCGGTATGGGCATGCGTCTTGCGACGAATAAGTTCAATCAGTTCGCACTCGAGCTGGTCAAGAAGGTTGCAGCCCAGGGTTGTGTCGAGCAGGGTCTGGCAGACGAGATCCTCGGTGCGGATCAGACGACGCAGGCAGGCATTGAAGATCAGCGTGCACGTGTCGAGAAGCTCAAGGAACAGTGCAAGAAGAGCGAGCCGTGCAAGGAATGCGAGCAGCTTATGACTGTCGCTGACTACCTCGTGAAGAAGAGCATCTGGGTTGTCGGTGGTGACGGCTGGGCGTATGACATTGGTTACGGCGGTCTGGATCACGTACTTGCCAGCGGTGAGAACATCAATGTTCTTGTTCTGGATACCGAGGTTTACTCGAATACCGGCGGTCAGATGAGTAAGGCCACTCCGCGTGCGGCAGTTGCCAAGTTCGCTGCGGCTGGTAAGAAGATGGGCAAGAAGGATCTTGGCATGATCAGCATGAGCTACGGCAATATCTATGTTGCCAAGGTCGCGCTGAACGCCAATCCGAACCAGGCAGTCAAGGCGTTTATGGAAGCTGAGAGCTATGACGGTCCTTCTCTGATCATCGCTTACACGCACTGTATCGCTCACGGCTTTGATATGGCTCAGGGCACTACCGAGCAGAAGAAGGCAGTCGACTGCGGTTACTGGCCGTTATACAGGTTCGATCCACGTCTCAAGGCCGAGGACAAGAACCCGCTGCAGCTCGATTCGAAAGAGCCCAAGGGTGACTTCGAAGAGTTTGCGTACGGCGAGAACAGGTATCGCACTCTTACCAAGAGCAAGCCTGATGTAGCGAAAGAGCTGATGGAACTTGCCAAGAAGGACGTTGAGGCGAGCTACAGTACGCTCAAAAAGCTTTCTGAGCTGTAA
- a CDS encoding transporter substrate-binding domain-containing protein, producing the protein MPERKNLLLAAQKQLLELPLNLIRFTLAVLIAIAFCAGIGGCREEQEDFLTSEERVWLEEHKNEIRVTYAPYWAPMTFTDEPGNASGYCADVFRLIEKKLGVQFERVRSETWPEALRKVRADEADVVMALATNCPSRDYLLYTESYMDTPVHVIIREEYANFFDLSEIKDIKAAVEVESAAVDLIKAKHPELELERVINTVEGMKGVAEGRYDALITDIGVATYYISKLGLDNLRSGGEVGFSYKTGIGSTIRLPMLNSILEKGLDQISPQEMDRLQKKWLGGASAEREGRARRRGLVLSSVFVFAIIVLGAIIILLRRAKARGRNGAEKAGRVIKIITGLIILVLLASAALLVFFQISEQDISLTPEEKAWLRRHDGEIRVSGEPYWAPISFIDEGGRMRGIGADVLRKIEKEFNFEFVTVVYDSWSEVLESAREKKIDVVNAINRTQKRSAYLNFTECYIRVPTIMICREGLVRRLKPEELVNYRVGVMRDSALAGYLETEFAEIDFVAVSDNVTLLSMVSFGELDVGLINSAAASYYINEMGLSNLDIVGKTGFEYELSIGCRADEPILVSIMEKGLQSISDKEMDALLDKWVYVELRPWHANKEIIIVASIAAIMILAGAATVLFWNYNLRRVVESKTAELEKELAERKKGEKEREELMRRLEAKNDEMESVIYVSSHDLRSPMVNIDGFSSEIERCFAVIKQVLEDERIPDDIRAKIDPMLEEDVPVAIGFIKNSTAKMDGLMKSLLKLSRLGRAAMEIERLDMNELIENILKGMHYQISSKGVSVEVEDLPCCWGDRAQINQVFTNLIDNAIKYLPDDREGIVKVTGWEEEHRGIYCVADNGVGISESQQQKVFEIFHRIDPDHPASGEGMGLAIVRRIVDKHGGHIWVESEEGQGSQFYVSLPHVQEPAEEAGD; encoded by the coding sequence TTGCCGGAACGCAAAAATCTTCTACTTGCCGCTCAAAAGCAATTATTAGAGCTCCCCTTAAATCTGATCCGCTTCACTCTGGCAGTTCTTATAGCTATCGCTTTTTGCGCGGGCATTGGGGGCTGCAGAGAAGAGCAGGAAGACTTCCTTACCAGTGAGGAGCGGGTGTGGCTGGAGGAGCATAAGAATGAGATACGAGTGACTTATGCGCCTTACTGGGCACCGATGACCTTTACCGATGAGCCAGGAAATGCGAGCGGTTACTGTGCGGATGTGTTTCGGCTGATCGAGAAGAAGCTGGGGGTTCAATTTGAGCGGGTGAGAAGTGAGACTTGGCCGGAGGCTTTGAGGAAGGTTCGTGCGGATGAGGCTGATGTGGTCATGGCCCTTGCAACGAATTGTCCAAGCAGGGACTATCTGCTGTATACAGAAAGTTACATGGATACTCCGGTACACGTCATCATACGCGAAGAGTATGCGAACTTTTTTGACCTGAGTGAGATCAAGGACATTAAGGCGGCGGTGGAGGTGGAAAGTGCCGCAGTGGATCTCATCAAAGCGAAGCATCCGGAGCTTGAATTGGAACGTGTTATAAATACCGTTGAGGGTATGAAAGGCGTTGCTGAGGGCAGATATGATGCGTTGATAACTGATATCGGGGTGGCGACATATTATATAAGCAAGCTGGGACTGGACAATCTGCGTTCCGGAGGTGAGGTTGGATTTTCATACAAAACAGGGATCGGCAGTACGATAAGGCTGCCGATGCTTAACAGCATACTCGAAAAAGGGCTGGACCAAATCAGTCCGCAGGAAATGGATCGATTGCAAAAAAAGTGGCTGGGAGGCGCGAGTGCGGAACGTGAAGGTAGAGCGAGAAGGCGGGGGCTGGTGCTGTCGTCGGTTTTTGTATTTGCGATAATTGTTTTGGGGGCGATCATAATCCTGTTACGGCGTGCCAAAGCCAGAGGACGAAATGGCGCAGAAAAAGCAGGCAGAGTGATTAAAATAATCACCGGGCTCATTATTCTGGTCTTGCTCGCATCAGCGGCCCTTCTGGTCTTTTTTCAAATCAGCGAACAAGATATTTCTCTCACACCGGAGGAGAAGGCGTGGCTGAGGAGGCACGATGGTGAAATAAGGGTTTCGGGGGAACCCTATTGGGCACCAATATCTTTTATCGATGAAGGAGGGCGCATGCGCGGCATTGGCGCGGATGTTTTGCGAAAGATAGAGAAAGAGTTCAACTTTGAGTTTGTTACGGTTGTCTACGACAGTTGGTCGGAAGTCCTTGAATCTGCACGTGAGAAGAAAATTGATGTTGTAAATGCTATCAACAGAACGCAGAAAAGATCGGCTTATTTAAATTTCACCGAATGTTATATACGGGTACCGACCATAATGATCTGCAGGGAAGGTCTGGTTAGACGCCTTAAGCCTGAGGAGCTGGTCAATTACAGAGTCGGAGTCATGAGGGATTCAGCACTTGCAGGCTATTTGGAAACTGAATTTGCTGAGATCGATTTCGTTGCAGTGTCAGACAATGTGACGCTTTTGAGTATGGTATCATTCGGAGAACTGGATGTGGGATTGATAAACTCCGCGGCGGCATCTTATTACATTAATGAAATGGGGTTGAGCAATCTAGATATAGTTGGCAAAACAGGTTTCGAGTACGAGCTGTCGATCGGGTGTCGTGCAGATGAACCGATTCTGGTGTCGATAATGGAAAAGGGTCTGCAAAGCATCAGTGATAAAGAGATGGATGCGTTGCTTGACAAGTGGGTGTATGTGGAACTGAGACCCTGGCACGCGAACAAAGAAATCATTATTGTTGCCAGCATTGCCGCTATCATGATACTTGCGGGGGCGGCGACTGTGCTGTTCTGGAACTATAATTTGCGGAGAGTGGTTGAAAGTAAGACAGCGGAGCTGGAGAAGGAACTGGCTGAGCGTAAAAAGGGAGAGAAGGAACGTGAGGAGCTGATGAGACGGCTGGAGGCGAAGAACGACGAGATGGAGAGCGTTATATATGTAAGCAGTCACGATCTGCGTTCGCCGATGGTGAATATTGACGGGTTCAGTTCGGAGATCGAGCGGTGCTTCGCGGTTATTAAGCAGGTGCTGGAAGACGAGCGGATCCCGGATGATATCAGAGCAAAGATCGACCCGATGCTGGAAGAGGATGTTCCGGTGGCGATAGGTTTTATAAAAAACAGTACGGCGAAGATGGACGGGCTGATGAAGAGTCTTTTGAAACTTTCGCGGCTGGGGCGGGCGGCGATGGAGATAGAGCGGCTGGATATGAATGAACTGATAGAGAACATTTTGAAGGGGATGCACTATCAGATATCGAGCAAAGGCGTGAGTGTCGAGGTGGAAGACCTGCCTTGCTGCTGGGGGGACAGGGCTCAGATCAACCAGGTGTTCACTAATCTGATCGATAATGCGATAAAGTATCTGCCGGATGACCGTGAGGGGATCGTAAAGGTAACCGGCTGGGAAGAAGAGCATCGGGGTATCTATTGCGTGGCTGACAATGGGGTGGGGATATCGGAAAGTCAGCAGCAGAAGGTTTTTGAAATTTTCCACCGCATCGACCCGGATCATCCGGCAAGCGGAGAGGGTATGGGGCTGGCGATAGTGAGGAGGATAGTGGACAAGCACGGTGGGCATATCTGGGTGGAGTCGGAAGAGGGGCAAGGTTCGCAGTTTTATGTTTCGCTTCCTCATGTGCAAGAGCCCGCGGAGGAGGCGGGCGACTAA